The following proteins come from a genomic window of Salvia hispanica cultivar TCC Black 2014 chromosome 4, UniMelb_Shisp_WGS_1.0, whole genome shotgun sequence:
- the LOC125221946 gene encoding uncharacterized protein LOC125221946, whose translation MSESHRTRSKAAPDWTAEESLILVNEISAVESDWGSTLPSFQKWQQIVENCNVIDVNRNLNQCKRHWDALLTAYRRVKQGAPPDRFFPPDLFAAVDHCLTTNVAGEDAAVPEEVAMETHPDAQAQLPKLFFQTGPKKQRPRMKRQKRRLETQNPWGYFTSTKKPHEESSSMPEEAENTDNVVESLHEEINTESKDQPESEEQTLATMLWERALQINAIVEGNLADDVDLKNAEAVQMDFTRRQGDKLIDCLGNISTTLNQLCDLVQKSN comes from the exons ATGTCGGAATCGCACCGCACCCGGTCGAAGGCCGCTCCGGACTGGACGGCGGAGGAATCCCTAATTCTGGTGAACGAGATCAGCGCCGTCGAGTCCGACTGGGGCTCCACTCTCCCCTCCTTCCAGAAATGGCAGCAGATCGTGGAGAACTGCAACGTCATCGACGTCAACCGCAACTTGAATCAGTGCAAGCGCCACTGGGACGCCCTTCTCACCGCCTACCGACGGGTTAAACAAGGAGCTCCGCCCGATCGCTTCTTTCCACCTGACCTCTTCGCCGCCGTCGATCACTGCCTCACTACCAACGTCGCCGGAGAGGATGCGGCTGTGCCGGAGGAAGTAGCTATGGAGACTCATCCGGATGCGCAGGCCCAATTGCCTAAGTTATTCTTTCAAACTG GTCCCAAGAAACAGAGACCAAGGATGAAGCGTCAAAAGCGCAGACTTGAAACCCAAAATCCTTGGGGATACTTCACGAGCACGAAGAAACCACATGAAGAATCTAGCAGCATGCCGGAAGAGGCTGAGAACACAGATAACGTCGTTGAGAGCTTGCATGAGGAGATCAATACTGAGTCAAAAGACCAACCAGAGTCAGAAGAGCAAACACTGGCCACGATGCTGTGGGAGAGAGCATTGCAGATCAATGCAATCGTCGAAGGAAACCTAGCCGATGATGTAGATCTGAAGAATGCTGAGGCTGTTCAAATGGATTTCACTAGACGCCAAGGCGATAAGCTTATAGACTGCCTCGGGAATATCTCGACCACTCTTAATCAGCTTTGTGACTTAGTCCAGAAAAGCAactga
- the LOC125221947 gene encoding protein BUNDLE SHEATH DEFECTIVE 2, chloroplastic codes for MAFPTNIFSTTCPNPNLSFPINQQLLNSNTKSKRAYVKCSRVEEQDCGILCESCSGIGWVVCEYCKGVKTNVKGEKNKIYRRCPSCRAIGSVLCSKCKVYKCVTFPDINDGLQ; via the exons ATGGCATTTCCTACAAACATTTTCAGCACCACTTGTCCGAATCCTAATTTGAGTTTCCCAATCAATCAGCAATTACTAAACTCAAACACAAAGTCAAAAAGGGCTTATGTGAAATGCAGCAGAGTTGAAGAACAG GATTGTGGGATACTGTGTGAAAGTTGCAGTGGCATAGGATGGGTTGTGTGTGAGTATTGTAAAGGGGTTAAGACGAATGTGAAAGGGGAGAAGAACAAGATCTATCGGCGTTGCCCTTCTTGCAGAGCA ATTGGAAGCGTCTTGTGTTCAAAATGTAAGGTCTATAAATGTGTCACATTCCCAGATATAAATGATGGCCTCCAATGA